The Thermoleophilaceae bacterium genome window below encodes:
- a CDS encoding ABC transporter ATP-binding protein, with the protein MSSEAQRVPAVVVDGVSKRFRIPQERVHTLKERALHPFRRRRFNYLDALEQISFAVEPGEFFGIVGRNGSGKSTLLKCLAGIYRADTGSIYVNGRVATFIELGVGFNPDLVARDNITLNAIMLGLSPREARERVDEVVEFAELQDFTDLKLKNYSSGMQVRLAFSVMLQVDADILLIDEVLAVGDAAFQQKCYDQFHRLRDEHKTILFVTHDMPAVNRFCDRAMLLEKGEMVGIGEPDQITDDYIRLNFPNETLAAAMSGVGEAKDQDVQVLEGWFEDEHGNRQEYLPQGRPTTFRALVAFHRDVRHPVFSMSIEDEDEHKVFATSTVWTEQDTGLFQAGDRALMGVTFENLLTPGRYFVTVQIAQRGTGAVVLDRRERAATMVTTGTQNPGGFVALPHELEIRRPMRVEQPTAPEETIA; encoded by the coding sequence ATGAGCAGCGAAGCACAGCGTGTGCCCGCGGTGGTCGTCGACGGGGTCAGCAAGCGCTTCCGCATCCCCCAAGAGAGGGTGCACACACTCAAGGAGCGTGCCCTACACCCGTTCCGGCGCCGCCGCTTCAACTACCTGGACGCACTAGAGCAGATTTCCTTCGCGGTCGAGCCCGGGGAGTTCTTCGGCATCGTCGGGCGCAACGGCTCGGGCAAGAGCACGCTGCTCAAGTGCCTGGCCGGCATCTACCGCGCGGACACCGGCTCGATCTACGTGAACGGGCGCGTCGCAACGTTCATCGAGCTGGGTGTGGGCTTCAACCCGGATCTCGTCGCGCGCGACAACATCACTCTCAACGCGATCATGCTCGGGCTGTCCCCCCGCGAAGCGCGTGAACGGGTGGACGAAGTGGTCGAGTTCGCGGAGCTCCAGGACTTCACCGACCTGAAGCTCAAGAACTACTCCTCCGGCATGCAGGTGCGGCTCGCCTTCTCGGTGATGCTCCAGGTGGACGCCGACATTCTGCTCATCGACGAGGTGCTCGCCGTCGGCGACGCCGCGTTCCAGCAGAAGTGCTACGACCAGTTCCACCGCCTGCGCGACGAGCACAAGACGATCCTCTTTGTCACGCACGACATGCCGGCGGTGAACCGCTTCTGCGATCGCGCGATGCTGCTCGAGAAGGGCGAGATGGTCGGGATCGGCGAGCCCGACCAGATCACGGACGACTACATCCGCCTGAACTTCCCGAACGAGACGCTTGCGGCCGCAATGTCAGGCGTTGGCGAAGCAAAGGACCAGGACGTGCAGGTGCTGGAGGGCTGGTTCGAGGACGAGCATGGGAACCGCCAGGAGTACCTGCCGCAGGGTCGTCCGACCACCTTCCGCGCGCTCGTGGCCTTCCACCGCGATGTGCGCCACCCCGTGTTCTCGATGTCCATCGAGGACGAGGACGAGCACAAGGTGTTCGCGACATCCACGGTCTGGACCGAGCAGGACACGGGACTGTTCCAAGCGGGCGATCGTGCGCTCATGGGCGTGACGTTCGAGAATCTGCTCACGCCCGGGCGGTACTTCGTAACGGTGCAAATCGCGCAGCGCGGCACGGGGGCCGTCGTCCTCGACCGGCGGGAACGCGCCGCCACGATGGTTACCACGGGCACTCAAAATCCTGGCGGCTTTGTCGCACTCCCGCACGAGCTCGAGATCAGGCGGCCGATGCGGGTGGAGCAGCCCACGGCGCCGGAAGAGACCATCGCTTGA
- a CDS encoding ABC transporter permease — protein MSSQAEMASIPTESLGRPIKGPSALAGDRRRMLSLTWTLAITDFRLKFFGSVLGYLWQLGRPLLLFGILYTVFTHVVKLGSGVNYYPVVLLTGIVMFSFVAECTAGAVSSVVDREGIVRKIQFPRLAIPLAVVVTGYLNLGLNLIAVLVFMFASGVSIGVRWLELPLILLFGGVFVSGIAMMLSALYVRFRDVRPIWDVVLQMLFYAAPVLYPIEKVSAGPLRTLMMCNPLAVMIQQTRHALIDPTAPSAADAIGGAVRLLIPFGITAGLLVLGFWIFNREAPRIAEEL, from the coding sequence TTGAGCAGCCAGGCGGAGATGGCCTCTATTCCCACGGAGAGCCTCGGCCGGCCGATCAAGGGCCCCTCAGCTCTTGCGGGCGATCGCCGCCGGATGCTCAGTCTCACCTGGACGCTCGCGATCACCGACTTCCGGCTGAAGTTCTTCGGGTCGGTGCTCGGCTATCTCTGGCAGCTCGGGCGGCCGCTACTTCTTTTCGGGATCCTCTACACCGTGTTCACCCACGTCGTGAAGCTCGGCAGCGGGGTGAACTACTACCCGGTGGTCCTGCTCACGGGGATCGTGATGTTCTCCTTCGTGGCTGAGTGCACGGCCGGAGCGGTCTCGTCGGTGGTCGATCGCGAGGGAATCGTCCGGAAGATTCAGTTCCCCCGGCTTGCGATCCCCCTCGCGGTGGTCGTAACCGGCTATCTCAACCTTGGGCTGAATCTCATCGCCGTGCTCGTGTTCATGTTCGCCTCGGGCGTATCGATCGGTGTGCGGTGGCTTGAGCTTCCGCTGATCCTCCTCTTCGGAGGAGTCTTCGTCAGCGGCATCGCGATGATGCTGTCCGCCCTCTACGTGCGCTTTCGCGACGTCCGGCCGATCTGGGACGTGGTACTGCAGATGCTGTTCTACGCGGCGCCGGTGCTCTACCCGATTGAGAAGGTCTCTGCCGGCCCTCTCCGGACGCTGATGATGTGCAACCCGTTGGCGGTGATGATCCAGCAGACGCGGCACGCGCTCATCGACCCCACCGCGCCGTCGGCGGCCGACGCGATTGGGGGCGCGGTCCGGCTACTCATTCCGTTCGGGATCACCGCCGGGCTCCTGGTGCTTGGATTCTGGATCTTCAACCGCGAGGCGCCGCGCATAGCGGAGGAGCTGTGA